In Zobellia roscoffensis, the following are encoded in one genomic region:
- the gldD gene encoding gliding motility lipoprotein GldD produces the protein MVFILAIGCKEEVLPKPKAQLRLEYGAPKQGKLQTEHFMFDYNIKAKIKSKTKTSLVLGYPEMKGEIYINYKKVEDNVEKLLADAQRLSYEHSVKADGILEQPFVNEKNGVYGMFYEVTGNAASQAQFYVTDSTDNFVTGSLYFYTRPNYDSIYPAAAYLQNDIRGIMETLKWKE, from the coding sequence ATGGTATTCATATTAGCTATTGGCTGTAAAGAGGAGGTCTTGCCAAAGCCTAAAGCGCAATTACGTTTGGAATATGGGGCACCAAAGCAAGGAAAATTGCAGACAGAACATTTTATGTTCGACTACAATATCAAGGCTAAAATAAAAAGTAAAACAAAGACTTCTCTAGTTTTAGGATACCCAGAGATGAAGGGTGAGATTTATATCAACTATAAAAAGGTAGAGGACAATGTTGAAAAGTTGCTTGCTGATGCCCAAAGACTAAGTTATGAGCATTCTGTGAAAGCAGATGGTATATTGGAGCAACCTTTTGTAAATGAAAAAAACGGTGTTTACGGTATGTTTTATGAGGTTACTGGTAATGCTGCATCACAAGCACAATTTTATGTTACTGATAGTACTGATAACTTTGTAACGGGGTCATTATATTTCTACACGAGACCCAACTATGATTCAATATATCCAGCGGCGGCCTATCTTCAGAATGATATTCGAGGGATTATGGAAACCTTAAAGTGGAAAGAGTAA
- a CDS encoding GntR family transcriptional regulator — protein MSLLQIIHRLKEVNSLTKHEQLVHGVIEALDSGELLVGDKLPSINKMVSDIGYARKTIVKAYEELKERGLVESKKLKGYFIISDETKVTLRIALLLFSFQRFQEDFYNSFRKELGNKYQIDVFFHHNNISIFETIFNNIRGKYGMYVVAPIPDKVIRPLLLTIEPQKLLIVDRYLPMPDEYSYIAQEFEATTFDKLIELLPEIRKYKKLVLFYAENRDYPRGILLAFHRFIADYGINGVVLEDYVEGSLEKESIYFFINDASLWELLKDCHNSNLEVGEDVGVLSHNDHIIKEIAFGGITTISTDFKDMATMAAQHIKNNMVSQTIVTSKLFKRNSL, from the coding sequence ATGTCTTTACTCCAGATAATCCATCGACTAAAAGAAGTAAATAGCTTGACCAAGCACGAACAATTGGTGCATGGTGTTATAGAAGCTTTGGATTCTGGGGAGCTTTTGGTTGGTGATAAATTACCATCAATAAATAAAATGGTATCAGATATTGGCTATGCTAGAAAGACCATAGTTAAGGCTTATGAGGAGTTAAAAGAGAGAGGGCTGGTAGAGTCTAAAAAATTAAAAGGGTACTTTATTATAAGTGATGAGACTAAAGTGACGTTGAGGATAGCCTTGCTTTTATTTTCTTTTCAACGTTTCCAAGAAGACTTTTATAACTCTTTCAGAAAAGAACTAGGAAATAAGTATCAGATAGATGTTTTTTTTCATCACAACAACATTTCGATTTTTGAGACCATTTTCAATAATATTCGAGGTAAATATGGAATGTATGTGGTAGCTCCAATTCCAGATAAGGTAATTAGGCCTCTTCTTTTGACGATCGAACCTCAAAAGTTACTGATAGTTGACCGGTATTTGCCAATGCCAGATGAGTATTCGTATATAGCTCAGGAATTTGAGGCAACCACATTTGATAAGTTAATAGAGTTGCTTCCAGAAATTAGAAAATATAAGAAGCTAGTTCTTTTTTATGCTGAAAATAGAGACTACCCACGTGGAATTTTATTGGCCTTCCATAGGTTCATTGCTGATTATGGTATAAATGGAGTTGTGTTAGAGGATTATGTTGAAGGTTCTCTTGAAAAAGAATCCATTTACTTTTTCATTAATGACGCTTCTCTTTGGGAATTACTTAAGGACTGCCATAATTCTAATTTGGAAGTGGGCGAAGATGTGGGGGTGCTATCTCATAATGACCACATAATTAAAGAAATTGCCTTTGGAGGTATTACTACAATCTCTACGGATTTTAAAGATATGGCTACAATGGCTGCCCAACACATTAAAAATAACATGGTTTCTCAGACCATTGTTACTTCAAAACTGTTTAAGCGTAACTCTTTGTGA